In Nocardia yunnanensis, one DNA window encodes the following:
- a CDS encoding MFS transporter — protein sequence MSIPLRNPETPLARARARPLLFPMMAVCSGATVANVYLAQPLLALFTHSLGVTASAAGVVVTCAQFGYAAGILFLVPLGDVRRRRPLLSILLAITVIGLLLAAAAPSLALLAAATALVGGATVIPQVLVPLAAELAAPERRASVVAGVQIGLMTGIIGSRVIGGAVGDVIGWRAVYLLAAALTAATGAVTVALLPRESDRRAADEPARPRYPHLLASLPRLLIREPALRHSCALHALLFGAYTATWTSLVLMLTREPYGYRSAVAGLFGALGLAGAVAAPWAGRFIDRRGAIPIIAAALSLMLAAAGAYALGGARLPFLIVAIVLANIAVQWSQIANQARIFGYLPAARSRANTVYMVAVFLSGACCAALASVCFGAWGWLGVCALHAVLTLLGLSVLPLVRRYDLRHLTPAKEQS from the coding sequence ATGTCCATCCCGCTCCGGAATCCCGAAACTCCCCTGGCTCGAGCACGGGCCCGACCCTTGCTGTTCCCGATGATGGCCGTCTGCAGTGGGGCGACCGTCGCGAATGTGTATCTGGCGCAACCACTGCTGGCGTTGTTCACGCACAGCCTCGGAGTCACCGCCTCGGCGGCCGGGGTGGTGGTGACCTGCGCCCAATTCGGTTACGCGGCCGGGATTCTCTTCCTGGTGCCGCTCGGGGATGTGCGGCGGCGACGGCCGCTGTTGTCGATCCTGCTGGCTATCACGGTGATCGGGCTGCTGCTGGCCGCGGCCGCGCCGAGCCTGGCCCTGCTTGCCGCGGCGACCGCGCTGGTCGGCGGGGCGACGGTGATTCCACAGGTGCTGGTGCCCTTGGCCGCCGAGCTCGCCGCGCCGGAGCGGCGGGCCTCGGTGGTGGCCGGAGTACAGATCGGGCTGATGACCGGGATCATCGGTTCGCGGGTGATCGGCGGTGCGGTCGGTGACGTGATCGGTTGGCGTGCCGTCTACCTGCTCGCCGCCGCGCTGACGGCGGCGACCGGGGCGGTGACGGTCGCGCTGCTGCCCCGGGAATCGGACCGCCGCGCCGCGGACGAACCGGCCCGGCCGCGCTACCCGCACCTGCTGGCTTCCCTGCCTCGCCTGCTGATTCGCGAACCGGCACTGCGACATTCGTGCGCCCTGCACGCGCTGCTGTTCGGCGCGTACACCGCGACCTGGACGTCGCTGGTCCTGATGCTGACCCGCGAGCCGTACGGCTACCGCAGCGCCGTGGCCGGATTGTTCGGCGCGCTCGGTCTGGCGGGGGCGGTGGCCGCGCCGTGGGCGGGCCGATTCATCGACCGGCGCGGGGCGATCCCGATCATCGCCGCGGCGCTGTCGCTCATGCTCGCGGCGGCCGGCGCCTACGCCCTGGGCGGTGCCCGGCTGCCTTTCCTGATCGTGGCGATCGTGCTGGCCAATATCGCGGTGCAGTGGAGCCAAATCGCCAATCAGGCAAGGATCTTCGGCTATCTGCCCGCGGCGCGCAGTCGCGCCAACACGGTGTACATGGTCGCGGTCTTCCTCAGCGGCGCGTGCTGTGCCGCGCTCGCCTCGGTGTGTTTCGGGGCGTGGGGCTGGCTCGGCGTCTGCGCCCTGCACGCCGTCCTGACCCTGCTCGGGCTCAGCGTCCTTCCCCTTGTCCGCCGCTACGACCTGCGGCATCTCACCCCCGCCAAGGAGCAATCATGA
- a CDS encoding 3' terminal RNA ribose 2'-O-methyltransferase Hen1, translated as MLVTISCTRPDGADWPATDLGFLLHKNPSRRQAFEQSYGVAHVFYPEASADRCTAAMLLEIDPVRLVRGKSKGTPEFSLGQYVNDRPYAASSLVSVAISTVFGTALHGRCKQRPELAETALPLRIELPAVPCKGGAEYAERVFAPLGWTVAATALPLDPAFPEWGDSHYLRLELTGTQRLRDALSHLYVLLPVLDGSKHYFLDAAEIDKLLRVGEGWLAGHPEREWITRRYLTRRHTLIRTALARLAELDDAEPEELDAVEVDLDEPAAPAEPAERGPSLAVLRRQAVHRALLEVGASRVLDLGCGQAALLLELAPDRAFAEIVGVDVSMRELKIAARRLRRVPEWQSRRVTLRQGALTYTDASLRGYDAAVLMEVIEHVDPPRLKALEHAVFGAAAPGAVVVTTPNIEYNVHYEELAAGTLRHTDHRFEWNRAEFADWAHRVAETYGYTVRFVPVGPEDPELGASTQMAVFTRQANDDSDEKGAA; from the coding sequence ATGCTGGTGACGATTTCTTGTACGCGACCCGACGGTGCCGACTGGCCGGCCACCGACCTGGGCTTTCTGCTGCACAAGAATCCCTCGCGCAGACAGGCTTTCGAGCAGTCGTACGGTGTCGCGCACGTCTTCTATCCGGAGGCGAGCGCGGACCGGTGCACCGCGGCGATGCTGCTGGAGATCGATCCGGTGCGGCTGGTGCGCGGGAAATCCAAGGGCACGCCGGAATTCAGTCTCGGCCAGTATGTGAACGACCGGCCGTACGCGGCGTCTTCGCTTGTGTCCGTGGCTATTTCGACGGTGTTCGGCACGGCCCTGCACGGGCGCTGCAAGCAGCGCCCGGAACTGGCCGAAACGGCACTGCCGTTGCGCATCGAGCTGCCGGCCGTGCCGTGCAAGGGTGGCGCGGAATACGCCGAGCGGGTGTTCGCCCCGCTGGGCTGGACGGTCGCGGCCACTGCCCTGCCGCTGGACCCGGCCTTCCCGGAGTGGGGTGATTCCCACTATCTGCGTCTCGAACTCACCGGGACGCAGCGTCTCCGCGACGCCCTGTCGCACCTGTACGTCCTGCTGCCCGTCCTCGACGGCAGCAAGCACTACTTCCTCGATGCCGCCGAGATCGACAAGCTGCTCCGCGTCGGCGAGGGCTGGCTCGCCGGTCACCCCGAGCGAGAATGGATCACCCGTCGCTATCTGACGCGGCGCCACACCCTGATTCGCACCGCCCTGGCCCGCCTGGCCGAATTGGACGACGCGGAACCGGAGGAACTGGACGCGGTCGAGGTGGACCTGGACGAGCCCGCCGCGCCGGCCGAACCCGCCGAGCGCGGTCCGTCGCTGGCGGTGCTGCGGCGACAGGCCGTGCATCGGGCGCTGCTCGAGGTCGGGGCGAGCCGGGTGCTGGATCTGGGCTGCGGGCAGGCGGCGCTGCTGCTGGAGCTGGCGCCGGATCGGGCGTTCGCCGAGATCGTCGGCGTCGATGTGTCCATGCGGGAGTTGAAGATCGCGGCGCGGCGGCTGCGGCGGGTGCCGGAGTGGCAGTCGCGGCGCGTCACGCTGCGGCAGGGAGCGCTCACCTATACCGACGCCTCCCTGCGGGGATACGACGCGGCGGTGCTCATGGAGGTGATCGAGCACGTGGACCCGCCACGGCTGAAAGCGTTGGAGCACGCGGTGTTCGGGGCGGCCGCACCCGGCGCGGTGGTGGTTACCACCCCGAACATCGAATACAACGTGCACTACGAGGAGCTGGCGGCGGGCACGCTGCGGCACACGGATCACCGGTTCGAATGGAATCGGGCGGAATTCGCGGACTGGGCGCATCGGGTCGCCGAAACCTACGGGTACACCGTGCGATTCGTCCCGGTCGGGCCCGAGGACCCGGAATTGGGGGCCTCCACACAGATGGCTGTGTTCACACGACAGGCCAACGACGACAGCGACGAGAAAGGAGCCGCGTAA
- a CDS encoding FKBP-type peptidyl-prolyl cis-trans isomerase: MRLAGKVGAIGAVAAAMVLVAGCGSSDSKSDTSPTSAASTSAKSSQSFTVALPQADGKDCSIKVDGGFGEAPKITLPDGCQPPTDLFTKDLVTGTGPGAQAGQKLQTNYTLITWSNKKKLDSSFDRGQTLPLTLGAGEVIKGWDQGLLGIQQGTRRLLVIPPALGYGDHPPSGMTPGETLVFVTDAVKG, translated from the coding sequence ATGCGCTTGGCAGGCAAGGTCGGTGCGATCGGAGCGGTCGCGGCCGCCATGGTGCTCGTCGCCGGATGCGGCAGCAGCGACAGCAAGAGCGACACCTCGCCCACGTCGGCCGCCTCGACGTCGGCCAAGTCGTCGCAGAGCTTCACCGTCGCGCTGCCGCAGGCCGACGGCAAGGACTGCTCCATCAAGGTGGACGGCGGTTTCGGCGAGGCCCCCAAGATCACCCTGCCCGACGGCTGCCAGCCGCCGACCGACCTGTTCACCAAGGATCTGGTGACCGGCACCGGCCCGGGCGCGCAGGCGGGCCAGAAGCTGCAGACCAACTACACCCTCATCACCTGGTCCAACAAGAAGAAGCTGGACAGCTCCTTCGACCGCGGCCAGACGCTGCCGCTCACCCTGGGCGCGGGCGAGGTCATCAAGGGCTGGGATCAGGGCCTGCTCGGCATCCAGCAGGGCACCCGCCGCCTGCTGGTCATCCCGCCGGCGCTGGGTTACGGCGACCACCCGCCCAGCGGTATGACCCCCGGCGAGACCCTCGTCTTCGTCACCGACGCCGTCAAGGGCTAA
- a CDS encoding nuclear transport factor 2 family protein gives MTMPAMPAAVLEFFTASQRGDAEAWAATFAENGVFHDPVGTPPILGRNAIHDFIAGVLPNFEPFLGLTPHQAHTVGASVAVSWSGAAVSLSGRPVNWSGINVYELDADGLIAEAKAYFNREIFQAQLKG, from the coding sequence ATGACCATGCCCGCCATGCCCGCCGCCGTGCTCGAATTCTTCACCGCCTCCCAGCGCGGCGACGCCGAGGCCTGGGCCGCGACCTTCGCCGAGAACGGCGTCTTCCACGACCCGGTGGGCACGCCGCCGATCCTGGGGCGCAACGCGATTCACGATTTCATCGCCGGTGTACTTCCGAATTTCGAGCCGTTCCTGGGACTCACGCCACATCAGGCGCACACCGTGGGCGCGTCGGTCGCGGTCTCGTGGAGCGGGGCGGCGGTATCGCTGTCGGGGCGCCCGGTGAACTGGTCCGGCATCAATGTCTACGAGCTGGATGCCGACGGGCTGATCGCCGAGGCGAAGGCGTACTTCAATCGCGAGATCTTCCAGGCCCAGCTGAAGGGCTGA
- a CDS encoding TetR/AcrR family transcriptional regulator has protein sequence MAYDSAATRERILSAAATEFAAYGVAGARVDRIAANAQANKRAIYDYFGDKKALFAAVLEKLMGELARDVPPGGDLGDYAGRLFDHHRAHPEALRLLLWEALELGDDPVPDEENRTRHYFDKVTAAESAVTEGDPRNLLFFTLGLVGWTLAMPQLRRMILGPDRGLDELRPAVAAAVETLAAAPAPAKIDPAV, from the coding sequence ATGGCATACGACTCGGCCGCGACCAGGGAACGCATCCTTTCCGCAGCGGCAACGGAATTCGCCGCCTACGGCGTCGCGGGGGCGCGGGTCGATCGCATCGCGGCCAACGCCCAGGCCAACAAGCGCGCCATCTACGACTACTTCGGGGACAAGAAGGCGCTCTTCGCCGCGGTCCTGGAAAAGCTCATGGGCGAGCTCGCGCGGGACGTGCCGCCCGGCGGCGACCTCGGTGACTACGCGGGCCGGCTCTTCGACCACCACCGGGCCCACCCGGAAGCGCTGCGCCTGTTGCTCTGGGAGGCACTGGAACTCGGCGACGACCCGGTACCCGACGAGGAGAACCGCACCCGGCACTACTTCGACAAGGTCACCGCCGCCGAATCGGCCGTGACCGAGGGCGATCCACGCAACCTGCTCTTCTTTACCCTCGGCCTGGTCGGCTGGACGCTGGCCATGCCGCAGTTGCGGCGCATGATCCTCGGGCCCGACCGCGGCCTCGACGAACTGCGCCCGGCCGTGGCCGCCGCGGTCGAGACACTCGCGGCCGCGCCCGCCCCGGCGAAGATCGATCCCGCCGTGTAG